One stretch of Schlesneria sp. DSM 10557 DNA includes these proteins:
- a CDS encoding DNA cytosine methyltransferase, translated as MPSRKYKVVSLFSGGMGLDLGLEKTGRFNTVACVEREHSFCETIRKNAAKHFSNDLHVFEGDISNLDANEVLRTCGLKPGELDLLVGGPPCQSFSTAGKRGTTQDHRGTMLWQFLRFVEVLRPRFFLMENVRGLLSAALRHRHIADRPNKGGPPLHVDEQPGSVIQSFANDLRNLEGSAYHMDIFEVNAVNYGAPQLRERVLCIGNRFNSVVNFPDPTHGLAEHNSQMSLFPKDDLQPWATLRDAIGDLQEDDPVIMDFSPRKKKYLEMVPPGSNWRSLPVEIQKESMGKAWLAKGGRSGWWRRLSFDLPCPTLVTMPNHASTSLCHPLELRALTLREYCRIQEFPDDWEFCGKTSEQYAQVGNAVPVRLGTVAGKVIAENLDLVRKRKWSVLPTMPEAFRIVYVQSHVRTRQWFKGGETFIWDDAIDAKPSYASPKTKRKTSAIKKKQ; from the coding sequence ATGCCATCACGAAAGTACAAAGTCGTCTCACTCTTTTCGGGTGGGATGGGGCTTGATCTCGGACTTGAAAAGACTGGCCGATTCAACACTGTCGCCTGCGTGGAGCGAGAGCACTCGTTCTGCGAGACGATCAGAAAAAACGCTGCCAAGCACTTTTCGAACGATCTGCATGTATTTGAAGGTGATATTTCAAACCTCGATGCAAACGAAGTTCTGCGAACATGCGGCTTGAAGCCAGGTGAACTCGACCTGCTGGTGGGAGGACCACCCTGTCAGTCCTTCAGCACGGCAGGAAAGCGGGGAACTACTCAAGACCACCGTGGAACGATGCTCTGGCAGTTTCTTCGATTCGTCGAAGTACTCCGCCCCCGCTTTTTCCTAATGGAAAATGTTCGGGGATTGCTTTCAGCCGCACTTCGCCATCGACATATTGCAGATCGACCCAACAAAGGGGGGCCACCTTTGCACGTCGACGAGCAACCGGGTTCAGTGATTCAGTCATTTGCCAATGACCTTCGCAATCTAGAAGGATCAGCCTACCATATGGATATATTTGAGGTGAATGCTGTGAACTACGGTGCACCTCAGCTTAGAGAACGTGTCTTGTGCATCGGTAATCGATTCAATTCGGTCGTCAATTTTCCTGATCCAACACACGGATTAGCTGAACATAATTCGCAAATGTCCTTATTTCCGAAGGACGACTTACAGCCTTGGGCGACACTTAGGGACGCTATAGGTGACCTACAGGAAGACGATCCAGTCATAATGGACTTCAGTCCAAGGAAGAAAAAATATCTGGAGATGGTTCCACCGGGATCAAATTGGCGTAGCTTGCCTGTAGAAATTCAAAAAGAGTCGATGGGAAAAGCATGGTTGGCAAAAGGGGGGCGGTCAGGGTGGTGGAGGCGATTGAGCTTCGATTTGCCTTGCCCAACATTGGTTACCATGCCGAATCATGCGAGCACCTCCTTATGCCATCCGCTTGAGTTAAGGGCGCTCACGCTTCGGGAATACTGTAGAATTCAAGAATTTCCAGACGATTGGGAGTTCTGCGGCAAGACTTCTGAACAATACGCTCAAGTCGGAAACGCTGTTCCAGTTCGACTGGGAACAGTTGCGGGAAAAGTGATTGCAGAAAACTTAGACTTAGTAAGAAAACGCAAGTGGTCGGTTCTGCCGACTATGCCCGAGGCATTTCGCATCGTATACGTGCAATCACACGTTCGAACTAGGCAATGGTTTAAGGGTGGCGAAACATTCATTTGGGACGATGCGATTGACGCTAAACCCTCATATGCATCGCCTAAAACGAAACGAAAAACATCAGCGATTAAAAAGAAACAATGA
- a CDS encoding PmeII family type II restriction endonuclease → MMARNIGLPKPTPFYLTKSKLLSSLTFLDNNQASKDRVLKMEVAFRRRIESHVGSLPTGEAQFRKFNTSPFVLLFYSLQHGYSHIHQIEKAILPAKVFSSMETSAGRMVEMVVLPEYGWQIVPSEMHSVNSALDGKKLEGDTLHLATLKSGPRCLNDEMSENFADAIVNNFEEWALNDNVKNINFTYGVLYGTKKQSNKKDWHILRKIVDKLPQGTIIESPNERWFLQFKSRDIVVTVGIRIGIELWNHIAGEDVGFMELAVALIRACILPTEVEPEDYHFTITDLKKVISLDGVPTSFNVAMLQRSQLQWLFFFAFHFCDSLESGEWDFIFDAMNGS, encoded by the coding sequence ATGATGGCTCGCAACATTGGGTTACCCAAACCTACCCCATTTTATTTGACGAAGTCAAAGCTGCTGTCGTCGCTCACATTCTTGGATAATAATCAAGCATCCAAAGACCGTGTATTGAAAATGGAAGTCGCTTTTCGACGTCGAATAGAATCTCACGTCGGTAGTTTGCCTACAGGTGAGGCACAATTTAGGAAATTCAACACCAGTCCTTTCGTCTTGCTGTTCTACTCTCTCCAGCACGGATACAGCCATATTCACCAAATCGAGAAGGCGATCCTTCCTGCCAAAGTCTTTTCTTCTATGGAAACATCGGCTGGGAGGATGGTAGAGATGGTTGTGCTTCCCGAATATGGATGGCAAATCGTTCCTAGCGAAATGCATTCAGTGAATTCCGCATTGGACGGCAAAAAACTTGAAGGTGACACGCTTCATTTAGCAACACTCAAGAGTGGTCCTCGTTGCCTAAACGATGAAATGAGCGAGAACTTCGCCGATGCGATAGTGAATAACTTCGAAGAGTGGGCGTTAAATGATAACGTAAAAAACATCAACTTCACTTACGGAGTTCTATACGGCACGAAGAAGCAGTCAAACAAGAAGGATTGGCATATTCTCCGCAAAATCGTTGACAAACTTCCGCAAGGGACAATCATCGAAAGTCCGAATGAACGTTGGTTTCTCCAGTTTAAAAGCCGTGATATTGTGGTAACGGTTGGAATTCGTATCGGAATTGAATTGTGGAATCACATTGCTGGCGAAGATGTTGGGTTTATGGAGCTTGCCGTCGCTTTGATTCGAGCATGCATTTTACCAACTGAAGTAGAGCCAGAGGACTATCATTTTACGATCACAGACCTAAAGAAGGTCATCTCGCTTGATGGCGTTCCGACGAGCTTTAACGTAGCAATGCTTCAGCGAAGTCAGTTACAGTGGTTGTTCTTCTTTGCGTTCCACTTCTGTGACAGCCTCGAATCAGGCGAGTGGGATTTTATTTTCGATGCCATGAATGGATCGTGA